A window of the Isosphaera pallida ATCC 43644 genome harbors these coding sequences:
- the lgt gene encoding prolipoprotein diacylglyceryl transferase, protein MRPILFELPFIHWPIFGYGMMLCLALIATMWLSGRLARNHGLNPDHVYDLGIWVFLFGIIGARLFWVIQYRDRIDSFAEVFQIWNGGIVLYGGILGGTIGGLIHWSRARYPLRAMLDVLAPSIGLGIALGRIGCFLNGCCYGDACDLPVSVRFPVESPVWWQQVRDRLPEEERLGLKPMSEESLQRVLRENPPLREASLPVHPTQLYSSIDGFLLMVLTLSYYPIRRRDGEVIALLMIALPITRFLIEFLRNDEGIFLAGMTISQTISIWMLMGGVAFWFWIASQPRLRHEDQLRAANQATASPSRSEPT, encoded by the coding sequence ATGCGACCGATCCTTTTCGAGCTTCCCTTCATCCACTGGCCGATTTTCGGCTACGGCATGATGCTTTGTCTGGCGTTGATCGCCACCATGTGGCTTTCCGGCCGTCTGGCTCGCAATCACGGTCTCAATCCCGATCACGTATATGATCTTGGCATCTGGGTTTTTCTCTTCGGCATCATCGGCGCGCGTCTGTTCTGGGTGATCCAGTACCGCGATCGGATCGACTCCTTCGCGGAGGTTTTTCAAATCTGGAATGGCGGCATTGTGCTTTACGGGGGCATCCTGGGCGGCACGATCGGTGGCCTCATCCATTGGAGCCGCGCCCGCTACCCCCTGCGGGCGATGCTCGACGTGCTCGCTCCCTCGATCGGCCTGGGCATCGCGCTGGGACGAATCGGCTGCTTCCTCAACGGCTGCTGCTACGGCGACGCCTGCGACCTACCGGTGTCAGTGCGGTTTCCGGTTGAATCGCCCGTCTGGTGGCAACAGGTGCGCGATCGGTTGCCTGAGGAAGAGCGTCTGGGTCTCAAACCGATGTCCGAAGAATCACTTCAGCGCGTTCTGCGCGAGAATCCGCCCCTGCGGGAAGCCTCGCTCCCTGTTCATCCCACTCAACTGTATTCCTCCATCGATGGCTTCCTTCTGATGGTTCTGACCCTCTCGTACTACCCCATCCGCCGCCGCGATGGGGAGGTGATCGCCTTGCTCATGATCGCGCTGCCGATCACCCGCTTCCTTATTGAATTTCTGCGTAATGATGAAGGCATTTTCCTCGCCGGAATGACCATCTCTCAAACCATCAGTATTTGGATGCTCATGGGAGGTGTAGCCTTCTGGTTCTGGATCGCCTCCCAACCCCGCCTTCGTCACGAGGATCAGCTGCGAGCCGCCAACCAGGCCACGGCTTCGCCTTCGCGTTCCGAGCCAACCTAA
- the panC gene encoding pantoate--beta-alanine ligase, with translation MVAPDPLVNAAASGLKAVVVATPSDVRKHLVPARAAGKRIGLVPTMGALHAGHASLITSCRKDCDVLVVSIFVNPTQFGPNEDLDRYPRTFAEDCRLCDELGVDLIYAPTTPAMYPPGFATTVRVEGLSSVWEGASRPTHFQGVATVVLKLFQQICPDVAWFGLKDFQQTVILSRMVTDLDLGVELKFGPTIREPDGLALSSRNRLLSPEDRAAAPVLYRALKRAAEAVSQGEEEVDRVRQILWDTLNSEPRGRVDYAEILDPVELTRLEGRFQGRPAVAALAVRFGEVRLIDNHPLTPASPRSREPRDPITAQFMGDDEHFRAGEG, from the coding sequence ATGGTTGCCCCGGATCCCCTCGTCAATGCCGCAGCCTCGGGCCTCAAAGCTGTGGTGGTCGCCACCCCATCGGACGTGCGCAAGCACCTGGTACCGGCGCGCGCCGCCGGAAAGCGGATCGGCTTGGTACCAACGATGGGAGCCCTGCATGCCGGTCACGCCTCGTTGATCACCTCGTGTCGCAAGGATTGCGACGTTCTGGTTGTCTCGATCTTCGTCAACCCCACCCAGTTTGGCCCAAACGAGGACTTGGACCGCTACCCTCGGACCTTCGCCGAAGATTGCCGACTCTGTGACGAGCTCGGAGTCGATTTGATCTATGCGCCGACGACGCCGGCAATGTACCCGCCCGGGTTCGCCACCACGGTTCGGGTCGAAGGGCTTTCCTCGGTTTGGGAGGGGGCGAGTCGTCCCACCCACTTTCAAGGGGTGGCCACGGTGGTTCTTAAACTTTTCCAGCAAATCTGCCCCGACGTAGCCTGGTTTGGCCTCAAGGACTTTCAACAAACCGTGATTCTCTCCCGAATGGTGACCGACCTGGATCTGGGCGTGGAGCTGAAGTTCGGTCCCACCATCCGCGAGCCGGACGGCCTGGCCCTTTCCAGTCGCAACCGCCTCTTGAGTCCCGAAGATCGCGCGGCGGCCCCCGTGCTGTACCGCGCTTTGAAACGCGCCGCCGAGGCGGTCTCCCAAGGCGAGGAGGAAGTCGATCGGGTTCGACAGATTCTGTGGGACACGCTAAACTCAGAACCACGGGGTCGGGTTGACTACGCCGAGATTCTCGATCCGGTCGAGTTAACCCGCCTAGAAGGACGCTTTCAGGGACGGCCAGCCGTGGCCGCTCTGGCGGTGCGCTTCGGCGAAGTGCGGCTGATCGACAATCACCCGCTCACGCCCGCTTCCCCAAGGTCACGCGAGCCACGTGATCCCATCACCGCCCAGTTCATGGGGGACGACGAACATTTCCGCGCGGGAGAGGGGTGA
- a CDS encoding LysM peptidoglycan-binding domain-containing protein — protein MRNSGWTSTDAIAATDSNAVPIPDAVAHELACSDAFPTEDRPPTILVPTKLPNPAAGRALGTLGLPDFTSDHEPDDPDETIHDVPADEFDAQLHAGLEEEFGTDDDAWDNGPPSESDEEEDADADADVEGLALSDLIPQTNPQPLIAPPSAAMPPITASSTVGSRPSTRVGPSSQPSSSTSETRFVVCDEDDGEYGPPAPSTPQIATDALQGSTSTSPEASANRGALQEALRTNGAPATQASPDEVSSELRNQFTSADDQSSLPLSHDLPTEVNPVPVITEPHPLPPTTFTAPPHRERPGRTGLSKWFSNRRARQRNGVVPTPPTPSNFNSSPRVTSDSNLNPPEQDHAHPLTPTTTTSSPSARLASSATRGRRAWKARRVRMAAIVCSGTLSVALIARSLLDSTAGSGAIPIDSSAEAPPPPQPASSLPILALRSQPAPTVDPATSSPTTIDHFNESLTPATRPDPTKSNPPSRNKSTNQNAFLIDPRGLLLGESDLRRDDPPVEPIPRLDDSARLDSAENPGTKTNSAALVSNMPSTSPEPLVPVMESASVPSDSLPSIDSSAETNPADSNTTSPPTESDSPHNPPVRSTETTDSSEPSVSPGNPPDESESSPNPTSTESANDALPSNKPSASSSPQSSPEELDSLPAPTNTPPALEPPSGTTQPPARIESDDQTSTHTENQPQAQSQDDVANEPPLTAPREEDLVAPPLDRDSVAPPATELLEPLPAPDSVLPPPLETPQSDSQHQAPPTEDVQNKDMTPPAQPFPVAPVQATIPTPDNPIGDSRITATPNANASTPILEERAAPNAEPSDSAPDQSSASDMSPDALDFPELPTIEPPSQADPQTPESPEMQPQPGGSADAEADSVPELGKPSEVPPTSNDEPTAARESHSLEPISAPDESTSSTAPQKVQPPLTANRSGNPANPQPSPNTTATTGDSSDSPLSMPSRSVVAPPIPSPTTTLPTTAETIASPTAPAPAEVNEEPIRPTITAPGSSHLNIESRPKTASDSDAMNKAAEEAARAPILPPVTSTKVPTPPPSSHLLEETPAPDPSLELDPATEPPRSKIIIPPPLNPAGDSAEDSASKPQPAPGLGLDLDPSVALPPREANVAVPDRVHSKPNHPDPFEVEAPAPTVPFKTDSNSRPLPFPKDNAGDLDHRIASPGSAPNAPTTGTPNAPTISQPETKAANDVPSLNTFSNQATSRDSAPERSDELETVLPTVSARSGGRIVAPTDPPPHAENSEALKQPQAATLAPAPAESLGGANPAASADDDGVIILPNLTHRQSNGTGPSNFERSPRGSSASVSDPVVSVARASDPDPRPEPPDPSETAPTPAAPTPVPAPIVNPKPTNPATPSAQPSSSPSALEPPPASTENAATPATPRVQSNDDEVILLPNAPSLASRAGSTPSEEMERGTIPAAAASSERLGLPTAVSPSPSIGSDTLSNDPFAESQRSNRSNMDRWTEVAPDTGSNSDPDADLATIPFDDRDAPIKEPLLHVVKRGENFWTISKTYYGTARYYQALWAANRSTVPQIDELVVGKTIRIPPVEWLDRRYISPILAGSAQDQDTPKKRTSGSWDEATPANPRPPARRVNDNSNSFDRSTAESSNVVDTEAEERPTSEGLFYRVRPYDTLKRLARDYLGDSRRASEILELNRDRIADPLHLEPGTRLRMPADARPRPRR, from the coding sequence ATGAGGAACTCCGGCTGGACCTCGACCGACGCGATCGCTGCAACCGACTCTAACGCGGTGCCGATCCCCGACGCGGTCGCCCACGAACTGGCGTGTTCCGACGCCTTCCCCACCGAGGATCGTCCCCCGACGATCCTGGTCCCCACCAAGTTGCCCAACCCAGCCGCCGGCCGGGCGCTTGGGACGCTTGGACTCCCCGACTTCACCAGCGACCACGAACCCGACGACCCGGACGAGACGATCCACGATGTGCCGGCCGACGAGTTCGACGCTCAACTCCACGCCGGTTTGGAAGAGGAGTTTGGGACCGACGACGACGCCTGGGACAACGGCCCGCCGTCGGAGTCCGACGAGGAGGAGGACGCCGACGCCGACGCCGACGTCGAGGGATTGGCCCTCTCCGACCTGATCCCACAAACCAATCCCCAACCGTTGATCGCCCCCCCGAGCGCTGCGATGCCGCCAATCACCGCGTCCTCGACTGTTGGATCTCGTCCCTCCACCCGAGTGGGGCCTTCTTCTCAACCCTCTTCGTCCACCTCGGAGACTCGCTTTGTGGTCTGTGACGAGGATGACGGCGAGTACGGCCCCCCCGCTCCATCCACACCCCAGATCGCAACGGACGCGCTTCAAGGCTCGACTTCGACCTCGCCCGAGGCTTCGGCGAATCGGGGTGCCCTTCAAGAGGCGCTTCGAACTAACGGTGCTCCGGCCACCCAAGCCTCCCCCGACGAGGTCTCTTCCGAACTCCGGAACCAGTTCACGTCTGCCGACGATCAGTCGTCCCTCCCCCTGTCGCACGATCTCCCCACGGAGGTGAACCCGGTTCCCGTCATAACTGAACCCCACCCCCTCCCCCCCACCACCTTCACTGCCCCACCCCACCGTGAGCGGCCTGGGCGTACTGGGTTGTCGAAGTGGTTTTCCAACCGCCGCGCTCGGCAACGCAACGGGGTGGTTCCAACGCCTCCGACCCCATCCAATTTCAACTCCTCTCCCCGAGTGACGAGCGATTCCAACCTCAACCCTCCCGAGCAAGACCACGCCCATCCCCTCACCCCGACCACGACCACGTCCTCTCCGTCGGCTCGGCTCGCCTCCTCCGCGACACGCGGTCGCCGCGCTTGGAAAGCACGCCGCGTCCGTATGGCGGCAATCGTTTGTTCCGGCACCTTGTCGGTCGCGCTAATCGCCCGCTCGTTGTTGGATTCAACCGCCGGCTCCGGAGCGATTCCAATCGACTCCAGCGCCGAAGCTCCTCCTCCCCCTCAACCCGCTTCCTCTCTTCCAATCCTGGCATTGCGGAGCCAACCGGCCCCCACAGTCGATCCCGCCACCTCCTCCCCAACAACGATCGACCACTTCAACGAATCGCTAACCCCGGCGACTCGGCCCGACCCAACGAAGTCGAATCCACCTAGCCGCAATAAATCGACAAATCAGAATGCCTTCTTAATCGACCCACGCGGGTTGCTCCTGGGTGAATCCGATCTTCGTCGCGACGACCCGCCTGTTGAACCAATCCCTCGCTTGGATGACAGCGCAAGGCTGGATTCTGCCGAGAATCCCGGGACCAAAACCAACTCAGCCGCGTTGGTGAGCAACATGCCCTCTACTTCACCGGAGCCGCTCGTTCCGGTGATGGAGTCCGCCTCGGTCCCGTCGGATTCCCTCCCCTCGATCGACTCGTCGGCGGAGACTAACCCCGCTGACTCCAACACAACCTCACCCCCAACGGAATCGGACTCGCCTCACAACCCGCCTGTTCGCTCGACTGAAACAACCGATTCCTCCGAGCCCTCGGTCTCCCCTGGAAACCCTCCAGACGAATCCGAATCGTCGCCCAACCCGACCTCAACCGAATCCGCCAACGACGCTTTGCCGTCGAACAAGCCATCTGCGTCTTCATCTCCCCAATCGTCTCCTGAGGAACTCGACTCCCTACCCGCGCCCACCAACACTCCCCCCGCCTTGGAACCGCCCAGCGGAACGACTCAACCGCCGGCTCGAATCGAATCCGACGACCAGACCTCAACCCACACGGAAAATCAACCTCAAGCCCAAAGCCAAGACGACGTTGCGAACGAACCGCCGCTGACGGCACCCCGCGAAGAGGATCTGGTCGCGCCGCCGTTGGATCGGGATTCCGTCGCGCCTCCCGCGACCGAGTTGTTGGAGCCACTTCCCGCTCCCGATTCGGTCCTTCCTCCACCCCTTGAAACACCTCAATCCGATTCCCAGCACCAAGCCCCCCCCACCGAAGATGTTCAGAACAAGGACATGACGCCACCGGCGCAACCGTTCCCTGTTGCACCGGTCCAAGCGACCATCCCCACGCCAGATAACCCGATCGGGGATTCCCGAATCACGGCCACCCCAAACGCAAACGCCTCCACGCCCATTCTCGAAGAGCGGGCCGCACCCAACGCCGAGCCATCCGACTCCGCGCCCGATCAAAGCTCGGCCTCCGACATGTCGCCCGACGCCCTTGATTTCCCCGAGTTGCCCACGATCGAACCTCCTTCGCAGGCCGATCCTCAAACGCCCGAATCTCCCGAGATGCAGCCGCAACCTGGTGGATCAGCGGACGCGGAAGCGGATTCGGTGCCCGAACTCGGAAAACCGTCCGAAGTGCCGCCAACCTCCAACGACGAGCCGACGGCGGCGCGGGAGTCTCATTCCCTAGAACCAATTTCCGCGCCGGATGAGTCCACTTCGTCCACCGCCCCCCAAAAGGTTCAACCGCCCCTGACGGCGAATCGAAGCGGCAACCCCGCCAATCCGCAGCCATCTCCGAACACCACCGCGACGACGGGCGACTCGTCCGATTCGCCTTTGTCGATGCCTAGTCGCTCGGTTGTGGCTCCGCCCATCCCCTCCCCAACGACAACCCTGCCCACAACCGCTGAGACAATCGCATCACCAACCGCTCCCGCGCCCGCGGAGGTGAATGAAGAGCCGATCCGCCCCACGATCACGGCTCCGGGTTCTTCTCATCTCAACATCGAGTCCCGCCCCAAAACCGCTTCCGACAGCGACGCGATGAACAAAGCCGCGGAGGAAGCCGCGCGAGCTCCGATCCTGCCTCCGGTGACCTCCACCAAGGTGCCCACACCACCACCGTCATCCCATTTGTTAGAGGAGACTCCAGCCCCCGATCCGTCGCTCGAACTCGATCCGGCGACCGAACCACCTCGTTCAAAGATCATCATCCCCCCACCCCTGAACCCCGCGGGCGACAGCGCTGAGGATTCCGCCTCGAAACCTCAACCCGCCCCTGGACTGGGTCTGGATCTCGATCCCTCCGTTGCCTTGCCCCCGCGGGAGGCTAACGTCGCCGTCCCCGATCGCGTCCATTCCAAGCCGAATCATCCCGATCCCTTCGAGGTAGAGGCTCCCGCTCCCACCGTTCCCTTCAAAACCGACTCCAACTCTCGCCCCCTCCCATTTCCGAAGGACAATGCGGGTGATCTCGATCATCGGATCGCGTCCCCGGGGTCCGCACCAAACGCACCGACCACCGGAACCCCCAACGCTCCCACCATTTCACAACCTGAGACCAAGGCGGCGAATGACGTCCCTTCTCTGAACACGTTCTCGAATCAAGCGACGAGTCGGGACTCTGCCCCAGAGCGATCGGATGAGTTGGAGACGGTCCTCCCCACGGTTTCCGCTCGAAGTGGTGGCCGGATCGTCGCGCCAACTGACCCCCCCCCTCACGCTGAAAACTCCGAGGCTCTGAAGCAACCTCAAGCCGCGACACTCGCTCCCGCCCCAGCCGAAAGCCTGGGCGGTGCCAACCCGGCGGCGAGCGCGGACGACGACGGGGTGATCATCCTGCCGAACCTGACCCACAGGCAGTCGAACGGCACCGGGCCGTCCAACTTCGAGCGCTCACCCCGTGGTTCAAGCGCATCGGTTTCCGATCCGGTGGTCTCGGTGGCGCGGGCTTCGGACCCCGACCCCCGACCCGAGCCGCCGGACCCATCCGAGACGGCTCCAACGCCGGCCGCACCTACCCCGGTCCCCGCGCCGATCGTCAACCCGAAACCAACCAACCCGGCCACCCCGTCGGCTCAACCCAGTTCCAGCCCATCCGCGCTGGAACCGCCCCCCGCCTCGACCGAAAACGCCGCCACGCCGGCCACGCCGCGAGTTCAGTCCAACGACGACGAGGTGATTCTCCTACCCAACGCTCCCTCGTTGGCCTCGCGAGCAGGTTCCACCCCGTCCGAGGAGATGGAACGGGGAACCATCCCAGCCGCGGCGGCCTCGTCCGAGCGACTCGGGTTACCGACCGCGGTCTCACCCTCCCCGTCGATCGGCTCCGACACGCTTTCTAACGATCCCTTCGCCGAGTCGCAACGATCCAACCGTTCCAATATGGACCGTTGGACCGAGGTTGCACCCGACACCGGCTCCAATTCCGATCCCGACGCCGACCTTGCGACGATTCCGTTTGACGACCGCGACGCACCGATCAAGGAACCGTTGCTTCATGTAGTGAAGCGGGGCGAAAACTTTTGGACCATCTCCAAAACCTACTACGGCACCGCCCGCTACTACCAGGCGCTCTGGGCAGCCAACCGTTCGACCGTCCCCCAAATCGATGAACTCGTGGTGGGCAAGACGATCCGGATTCCCCCCGTGGAGTGGCTCGATCGCCGCTACATCAGCCCGATTTTGGCCGGATCGGCCCAGGACCAGGACACTCCGAAGAAGCGCACCAGCGGGTCGTGGGACGAGGCGACGCCCGCCAACCCGCGTCCCCCCGCCCGACGGGTCAACGACAACTCCAACTCCTTCGACCGTTCCACCGCCGAGTCGTCCAACGTCGTGGACACCGAGGCCGAAGAACGACCAACCAGCGAGGGTCTGTTCTACCGAGTGCGGCCCTACGACACCCTCAAGCGGTTGGCCCGCGACTACCTGGGCGATAGCCGTCGCGCTTCGGAAATCCTCGAACTCAACCGCGATCGCATCGCCGACCCGCTCCATCTAGAGCCGGGGACACGGCTCCGAATGCCCGCCGACGCTCGGCCGCGTCCGCGTCGTTGA
- a CDS encoding (2Fe-2S) ferredoxin domain-containing protein: protein MASFSHHVFICGNTRAPGHSRGCCDPTGKQPLREAFKEEFRKVGLGSTVRANHAGCLDQCELGPTVVIYPQNIWYGRVRIEDVPRIVERTILNGEILEDLRIPEECLNCGDCPGRRCKIHPVWSGGAGV from the coding sequence ATGGCATCGTTTAGCCACCATGTTTTCATTTGTGGAAATACCCGTGCTCCTGGTCACTCGCGGGGATGTTGCGACCCTACCGGCAAACAACCCTTGAGGGAAGCCTTCAAGGAGGAGTTTCGCAAGGTGGGTTTGGGTTCCACCGTCCGCGCCAACCATGCCGGGTGCCTGGATCAGTGCGAACTGGGTCCAACGGTGGTGATCTATCCTCAGAACATCTGGTATGGGCGGGTTCGGATCGAGGACGTGCCACGAATCGTTGAACGCACTATCCTCAACGGAGAAATCTTGGAGGACTTACGAATTCCCGAGGAATGCCTGAATTGCGGAGATTGCCCAGGCCGGCGTTGCAAGATTCATCCCGTCTGGTCGGGCGGGGCTGGCGTTTGA
- a CDS encoding EscU/YscU/HrcU family type III secretion system export apparatus switch protein, translated as MSEERTQAPTPRQRAEARRNGLVPFAPNLTAAAGLAAGLVGLAAWGNAAASGWIGLATRSWSDLMLNPPSHAPLSINHATTSVTSLVLATVTPTLNIILAPVVAMTLIHVTQTLGNITPARLIPDPRRLWRPHHWEELGMGTALGRGVGEALRFLGFLGATIGVVGWGLMAVDHVSETMTTFPLPNALPSRFAQAVQLTWRWSLSLTAGLAILGLLEFAWRWRDVERRLMRTPEENRDERRSSESNPAWRARRRELARQRGLRLDPRQDRTANLAATPPSLSVPSNLERPADPSLPIGSIGRRDPGESAS; from the coding sequence ATGTCGGAAGAACGGACTCAAGCACCCACGCCCCGGCAGCGGGCCGAAGCACGTCGCAACGGCCTGGTTCCCTTCGCGCCCAACCTCACCGCCGCCGCCGGACTGGCCGCTGGGCTGGTTGGGCTGGCCGCCTGGGGCAACGCGGCCGCAAGCGGCTGGATCGGTCTGGCCACCCGCTCCTGGTCCGACCTCATGCTCAACCCTCCCTCCCACGCCCCGCTCTCAATCAACCACGCCACCACCTCAGTTACAAGCTTGGTCCTGGCCACTGTCACCCCAACGCTCAACATCATTCTGGCACCTGTCGTGGCGATGACGTTGATTCATGTCACCCAGACCCTCGGGAATATCACCCCCGCTCGCCTCATCCCAGACCCCCGCCGACTCTGGCGGCCCCATCATTGGGAGGAATTGGGCATGGGAACAGCCCTCGGCCGGGGTGTCGGCGAAGCATTGCGATTCTTGGGATTCCTCGGCGCAACGATCGGCGTGGTGGGCTGGGGTCTGATGGCTGTCGATCACGTTTCGGAGACCATGACCACGTTCCCCCTTCCTAACGCCTTGCCTAGCCGATTTGCCCAGGCCGTCCAACTTACCTGGCGCTGGTCGTTGAGTTTGACTGCGGGGTTGGCAATCCTGGGTCTTCTGGAATTCGCCTGGCGCTGGCGGGACGTGGAACGACGACTGATGCGAACGCCCGAGGAAAATCGGGACGAACGACGCTCCTCGGAAAGCAACCCAGCCTGGAGGGCGCGACGGCGTGAACTGGCCCGACAGCGTGGACTTCGCCTCGATCCCCGTCAGGATCGCACCGCCAACCTCGCCGCCACCCCCCCCTCGCTGAGTGTTCCCTCCAACCTCGAACGTCCCGCCGATCCGTCCCTTCCTATTGGTTCGATTGGACGCCGAGACCCCGGCGAAAGCGCCTCCTGA
- the panD gene encoding aspartate 1-decarboxylase: protein MRLKILRAKLHQATVTHAALNYHGSLTIDPELMAAVGLHPYEAVTVGNAATGLRGETYVIPGVPGQGQIELNGAMARLGTVGDRLIIMAFADLEPQELPGFKPRVVILDQHNRILEVIDSPPIERAWVDQTPLVDSLGLPSH from the coding sequence ATGCGGTTGAAAATTCTTCGAGCCAAGCTGCATCAAGCTACGGTCACCCACGCGGCGCTGAATTATCACGGCAGCCTGACGATCGACCCAGAGCTCATGGCCGCGGTTGGCTTGCATCCCTACGAAGCTGTCACGGTGGGCAACGCCGCCACTGGGTTGCGGGGTGAAACCTACGTGATCCCCGGCGTCCCCGGTCAAGGTCAAATCGAACTCAACGGCGCGATGGCTCGGCTGGGAACCGTCGGCGATCGGCTCATTATCATGGCCTTTGCCGACCTGGAGCCTCAAGAATTGCCCGGCTTCAAGCCCCGGGTCGTGATCTTGGATCAACATAACCGCATTCTTGAAGTCATCGACTCTCCACCGATCGAACGCGCTTGGGTGGACCAGACCCCTCTGGTCGATTCCCTCGGCCTGCCCTCTCATTGA
- a CDS encoding MATE family efflux transporter — MSELGSVWKLALPVAASELAWATMNLVDLLVLGRVGVKAIAAASLGSTLHFMTIIVGMGLLAGMDPMVSQAHGAGERRDARQTLFHGGWLAIAMTAPMMLIVWAVSHLLEPWGIEPELAEATRSYLLGLNFSTLPLMLYVAWRRYLQGVGIVRSVMVVMIAANVINAALDVWLVFGGLGLPALGVAGAGWATFGSRVFMSIGLLVCIRLYHRETGPIDSALAGRPTAWMEGLVWGVLEWSRVARLFRLGLPTAGQFLLEMGAFGTATLMAGTLGEMPLAAHQLAMNLSSLTFMVPLGIGAAGAVRVGHNLGAGRPGQARRAGWTAMTLGVVFMFGAAVAFLLLPRTLMSAYTSDPNLIELAAALLFLAALFQLFDGVQVIATGLMRGAGETQIPMFVNGVAHWMIGLPLGWWLAFRQGLNVTGLWIGLTLGLVVTGTALLVFWTHLAGRLETVKLAIDPPSTEPADTKRPVESTPKPNDAPTTFPPSQHPSEDSRAPAALPSGPVRV, encoded by the coding sequence TTGAGCGAGTTGGGTTCGGTTTGGAAACTGGCCCTGCCCGTGGCTGCTTCGGAACTCGCCTGGGCGACCATGAATCTGGTGGACCTGCTCGTTCTAGGACGGGTGGGCGTCAAGGCGATCGCCGCGGCGAGCCTTGGCTCCACGCTCCATTTTATGACCATCATTGTTGGCATGGGCTTGCTGGCCGGCATGGATCCAATGGTCTCGCAAGCCCATGGCGCGGGCGAACGTCGCGACGCCCGCCAGACCCTGTTTCACGGCGGTTGGCTCGCCATCGCCATGACCGCCCCGATGATGCTGATCGTCTGGGCAGTAAGCCACCTTCTGGAACCCTGGGGTATCGAGCCGGAACTGGCCGAGGCGACCCGCTCCTACCTCCTGGGCCTCAATTTCAGCACCTTGCCGCTGATGCTCTACGTCGCCTGGAGACGCTACCTTCAAGGCGTGGGAATCGTCCGCTCGGTCATGGTGGTGATGATTGCGGCCAACGTGATCAACGCCGCGCTCGATGTCTGGCTGGTGTTCGGCGGTCTGGGTCTGCCCGCGTTAGGGGTGGCCGGGGCAGGATGGGCCACGTTTGGATCAAGAGTGTTCATGTCAATAGGTTTACTGGTTTGCATCCGACTTTATCATCGGGAGACTGGCCCGATCGACTCGGCGTTGGCGGGGCGGCCAACCGCCTGGATGGAGGGTTTGGTTTGGGGCGTGCTGGAATGGTCGCGGGTCGCTAGGCTGTTCCGTCTGGGTTTGCCCACGGCCGGCCAGTTCCTTTTGGAGATGGGGGCGTTTGGCACTGCCACCCTCATGGCCGGCACGCTTGGGGAGATGCCGCTGGCGGCCCATCAACTGGCGATGAACCTCTCCAGCCTCACCTTCATGGTCCCTCTGGGAATCGGGGCTGCCGGAGCCGTCCGGGTGGGCCACAACCTGGGCGCGGGTCGACCCGGGCAAGCCCGTCGCGCGGGTTGGACCGCCATGACGTTGGGGGTCGTGTTCATGTTTGGAGCGGCGGTCGCCTTCCTGCTTCTGCCTCGGACTCTGATGTCGGCCTACACCAGCGACCCCAACTTGATCGAACTGGCAGCGGCGTTGCTGTTCCTCGCTGCGCTTTTTCAGCTCTTCGACGGCGTTCAGGTGATCGCCACCGGCTTGATGCGCGGGGCGGGCGAAACCCAGATTCCGATGTTCGTCAACGGAGTGGCCCACTGGATGATTGGTCTGCCGCTGGGCTGGTGGCTGGCCTTCCGTCAAGGTCTGAACGTCACGGGCCTTTGGATCGGGTTGACGTTGGGTCTCGTGGTGACTGGCACCGCCCTTTTGGTCTTCTGGACCCATCTAGCCGGACGTTTGGAGACCGTCAAGCTCGCCATCGACCCTCCCTCGACCGAACCTGCCGACACCAAGCGACCTGTCGAATCGACCCCGAAACCAAACGACGCCCCGACCACGTTTCCCCCTTCTCAACATCCTTCAGAGGATTCGCGGGCACCTGCGGCATTACCTTCCGGGCCGGTCAGGGTTTGA